One Succinivibrio dextrinosolvens DNA window includes the following coding sequences:
- a CDS encoding type III secretion system chaperone, whose protein sequence is MKSLAEYKSFISEVRKFTGIDSFTADEEGLVSMRVDDKYNVNFQYIEGTRRFLCFVEVCTLERNTPSAVYRDLMAGALFGKETSGGYFTLDPSTDTLIYNYFFDGDDAAEDIEGFIRCIEQIMQLCDIWIDRINLFDENVHKAEEQKELNNIGLLS, encoded by the coding sequence ATGAAATCTTTAGCAGAATACAAATCTTTCATTTCAGAAGTCAGAAAATTTACAGGAATCGACTCATTTACAGCTGATGAGGAAGGGCTGGTTTCTATGAGAGTTGACGACAAATACAACGTTAATTTTCAGTATATTGAAGGCACTCGAAGGTTTCTCTGTTTTGTTGAGGTTTGTACACTTGAAAGGAATACTCCTAGTGCCGTTTATAGAGATCTTATGGCAGGAGCACTTTTCGGAAAAGAAACATCCGGAGGTTATTTCACACTTGATCCATCAACAGATACGTTAATTTACAATTATTTCTTTGATGGTGATGATGCTGCTGAAGATATTGAAGGATTTATTCGCTGCATTGAACAAATTATGCAGCTTTGCGATATCTGGATAGATAGAATAAACCTGTTTGATGAAAATGTACATAAAGCAGAAGAACAGAAAGAACTAAACAATATCGGGCTACTCTCATAA